The following proteins are co-located in the Triticum aestivum cultivar Chinese Spring chromosome 1A, IWGSC CS RefSeq v2.1, whole genome shotgun sequence genome:
- the LOC123163991 gene encoding putative cyclin-dependent kinase F-2 gives MGWSTSTPQRVGVAALDAVMGTPATRKNQRTAATNGDSSSRASSGRFQRLEVLGAGTFGVVYRARDRRTGEIVAVKCLRASDGAGDAERYLFDFASEVSALEAYSGHPSIVQPRGSGQLDSGAFLAMEFVGPTLRHVMKHVRFGRRHTELEVRLLMRQLLAGERRMNRLGLMHRDLKPENVLVDSHGNLKICDLGLSCSMADGPPYSNPIGTRGYRAPEILLGSTDYDERVDSWALGVMMAELLAGQHPFHGRSDMDHLSEILALLGMADIKEWSGYDGRRLPSGCQPGSFLRNKFPCPAEARIKGPPTLSEAGFEVLSGLLQCNPEKRLTAEQALKHRWFKDANPRATRS, from the coding sequence ATGGGGTGGTCGACCTCGACACCGCAACGCGTGGGCGTTGCCGCCCTAGACGCGGTGATGGGCACACCGGCGACGCGTAAGAATCAGAGAACAGCAGCCACTAACGGCGACTCAAGCTCCCGCGCAAGCAGCGGCCGGTTCCAGCGGCTTGAGGTGCTCGGCGCAGGAACATTCGGCGTCGTCTACCGGGCGAGGGACCGCCGCACGGGTGAGATCGTGGCGGTGAAGTGCCTCCGTGCGAGCGACGGCGCCGGCGACGCCGAACGCTACCTCTTCGACTTCGCCAGCGAGGTCAGTGCTCTCGAGGCGTACAGCGGCCACCCGTCCATCGTTCAGCCGCGTGGCTCCGGCCAACTTGACAGCGGGGCTTTCCTCGCCATGGAGTTTGTGGGGCCGACTCTCAGGCACGTCATGAAGCATGTCCGCTTTGGGAGGAGGCACACCGAGCTGGAGGTTCGTCTTCTCATGAGGCAGCTTCTCGCCGGCGAGAGGAGGATGAATCGTCTCGGCCTCATGCACCGGGACCTGAAGCCGGAGAACGTGCTTGTGGACAGCCACGGGAACCTCAAGATCTGCGACCTGGGGCTATCGTGCAGCATGGCCGACGGGCCGCCCTACTCTAATCCTATTGGGACACGGGGATATCGCGCGCCAGAAATCCTCCTCGGGTCCACGGATTACGACGAGCGTGTCGACTCATGGGCTCTCGGTGTCATGATGGCCGAGCTCCTCGCCGGCCAGCACCCTTTCCATGGGAGGTCGGACATGGATCACCTCAGCGAAATCTTGGCCCTTCTTGGCATGGCAGACATCAAGGAGTGGTCGGGCTACGATGGGCGGCGGCTACCTAGCGGATGCCAACCAGGAAGCTTCTTGCGCAACAAGTTCCCATGTCCCGCTGAGGCCAGGATAAAAGGACCGCCAACACTGTCGGAGGCTGGTTTCGAGGTCTTGAGCGGTCTTCTACAATGCAACCCGGAGAAGAGGCTCACGGCGGAGCAAGCGCTCAAGCATCGGTGGTTCAAGGACGCCAACCCTAGAGCTACCAGGAGTTGA